The genomic stretch AGGCAGCGACAAGTTTGGCATTGAGTTTCGCCAATTTTTGCGCGCCCAGATGCTGCATGAGTTCTCCTATGTAACCGCGACGCGAGCAGATTTTGAGTCGCTTTTTCCTGAGGACGTGAAGGCCGGCTTGACCTCCCCCTGGTTCAATACCTTTCTGATGTACCGCATTGGGGCTTTTTCGATTGAGGAAGCAAGAGAATTCATCATTCAGTCTTCCGAAAAAGTCGCAATTCCGCTCAGGGATTATGAGCAAGAGATTATTGCGCTCGCGGGGACGCATCCCTTGCTGCTTCAGATCACCTGCGGATTCTATTTTGAGCTTTATAGCAAGGGTCAATTGGACACGAATGCGGAGAAAAGAACCGAGAAGCTGAAAAGTCTGATTGCCAAGGATGCCGATCTGAAGTTTCAACTCAAGCTCATTTGGGAATCACTGAACGAACATGAGCGCAAGGCCGCCCTCCGACTGGCGCATGGCGAGCCGGTGCGGGAAGCGAGAATCTTGAGTTTACTCATCGAAAAAGGATATATCCGCGGGGAAAATTTGTTTTCGAAGTTGTTTGCAGGATACGTTCTGTCACAGAATTATGACAGCAGCATGCGCCCTCCGCATTCTGGCGATGGCCGGACGAAAATGGAATTGGCGGTGTCCTGCAACCTGAAGAGAAACCTTTTGAGCGTCACACTCAATTCTGAAAAAAGCCTCTTGCAAACGGATGACTCATCGGAGCCCTTCGATCTTGTCGCAGAAGCCTATGCCCGGCGCGCCACCGAAGCGGCTGTCAGTGATGATTGGCGATTTCACATCAAGGATATCGGAGGCCGTGGCTTGTATCAGGATCTTTTCCAGAAACACCGTGTGCTTTCGAATTTGTACAGCCAGGCGCTGGGTAGAATCCAGGGTGAGGAAGGGAATCTGTCTCTGGTTTTCAAGCTGGCGCAAAGGGAGGCACTCAGGATACCATTTGAATTCTTGTTTGACGGGCAAGAGTATCTTGTGCTGAAGCATCCGGTATCGCGTTTTATCAGCGGCGTATCGGTCCCCAAGAGCTCGCTCCCCGAATTGCTCTCTCAAAGGCGGGAACGGGTTAACATTCTCTTGATTGCTTCCAATACAGAACCGCCGATTCCGGGAGTCGATGACGAGGTACGCGAGTTGAACACGTTGTTGCCGGAGCTGTTGTCCGAAAAAGGCATTGAATGTGAGGTCGTTTGCCTGCCAACTGAAGAGGCCACTTATGAGCGTGTGCGAAAAGAGCTGGGCAGGCGTCGTTATCACCTTTTGCATTATGCCGGTCATGGCGACCATAATCCGAAAATGGCGGAAGAAAGCGCAATTTATCTGTGGGAAAAGAAGCGGCGACAGGGTGACATCAAGCCGATTACCGCTGCCAGCCTGGGAACGCTGCTGCGAGGTTCAGAGCTGCGATTCGCCTATTTCAGTTGCTGTCTGGCGAGCGAGATTGCCGAGAGCGAACAGTTGCTCAGCGGCGACTTTCTCGGCATCGCAGAGGCGGCCATACTCGCAGGCGTGCCGGCGGTGCTGGGCTACCGGTGGCCCGTTTCTGACAAAGGCGCACGAATGATGGCAGCCACATTCTACAAATCGTTCTTGGAGTGCGAAAATTTGGGAGAAGCTCTTCTCGAGGCGCGGCGCGAGCTTGCCAGTGAGGACAAGAATGATCGAACCTGGATGTCGCCGGTGCTGATTAACCAAAAGTCTTGATTCATCGAGTCTGCCAACAACTCGGTGGCCACGCGCCTGCCTGGCGCAAGGGCACGGCAAGAATTGCCGAATTGTGCTCTAGTTCAAGTGGGGTTGTATTGGCAGCAGGCAATTTGATCCTGCAGTTCATCTGGCAAGGGCCGTTAGGCGGTTCAAGTCCGTTACATTCGAGCCATTCTGCCCTTGTGGCTGATGAAAAAAAATCGCATGTTGAATTCGAATTCGATGGGATTCGCCGGCGAAATCTGCGTTGAATATTGCGTCCGCGCCGCGATCCATTTTGTCCCGTAGCGTGCCAGATTCTACTCATGGAACGCCAGCAAACCGCCCAAACCACTTCTGCGCCTCCTCAGAGGAATTCAACGCTGGCTGTGAAGCCGGTGCCTCCCCAATCTACGTCCCTGCCGGCTTTTCTGGAGATGCAGCAAACCCTGGGCAACCAGGCGGTGCAACGGCTCTACCGTTCCGGCGTTTTGCAGGCTAAGCTGAAAGTCGGCGCGCCGGGGGATAAGTACGAGCAGGAAGCCGACCGCGTAGCCGATCAGGTGATGCGCATGCCGGAGCCGATCGTGCGCCGACAGGCGGCCGAAGAGGAAGAACCGGTTCAAGCCAAGCCACTGGCTGCGCAAATTACGCCGTTGGTGCAGCGCCAGCCTGCGGCTGAAGAGGAAGAGCCGATGCAGGCGGAATTTGAGAGTGGCGGCGAAGCCGCGATTCAGCGCCAAGCCTGGTTGACCGGGCACATGCCGGTTGTCCAGCGCGCAGTGCCGGTGGCAGTGCGCGAAGACGATGATAAGAAGAAAGTACAAACCAAGTCGCTGTTGCAGCGCCAAGAGGAAAATGAAGATGAATCAGCGCAGACAAAACCCTTGCTGCAACGCCAAGAGAAGGAAGAGGAAGAAAAACCTGTCCAAGCAAAACCCATCGTTGGTCTAACCGCGACTCTGCAGCGCCAGGAAGAAAAAGAAGATGAAACCGCGCAGACCAAGCCTTTGCTACAGCGGGAAGAAAAGAAGGAAGATGAAAAACCAGCTCAGGCAAAACACTTCGATGGATTAGCTGTAACTGTCCAGCGTCAGGATGAAAAGGAGGACGAGGCACAAACCTTCTCTTTGCAAAGGCAAAAAGAAGAGGACGAATCTGCGCAGGCCAAGTTTGCATCAACTGCTGGGCCGCAGTTGCAGCGCCAGGCGGAAAAAGAAGATGAAACCGCGCAACCGAAAGCCTTACTGCAACGGCAAGAAGAGAAAGAAGAAGGAAAGCCAGCTCAGGCGAAACGTGTCGATGGATTAGTTGCGACTCTGCAACGCCAAGAAGAAAAAAACGACGAGGCACAGACCTTTTCTTTGCAAAGACAAAAGGAGGAAGACGAATCTGCACAGGCCAAGTTTGCCTCAACCGCTGGGCCGCATTTGCAACGCC from bacterium encodes the following:
- a CDS encoding CHAT domain-containing protein, coding for MNSAKSLSNPYTYRGMITDRANFYGRQGVIQYIRSSLLKKQCCALIGETKIGKSSILYHIWKTVGEDEAFRNLLVVYLDVSDTSVSSGPARFFRTVKDEVNRQLVRSSRPAIPIRETEDVYDNFRIFLLDLRDKGMTLSLLLDEFDTLAGSDKFGIEFRQFLRAQMLHEFSYVTATRADFESLFPEDVKAGLTSPWFNTFLMYRIGAFSIEEAREFIIQSSEKVAIPLRDYEQEIIALAGTHPLLLQITCGFYFELYSKGQLDTNAEKRTEKLKSLIAKDADLKFQLKLIWESLNEHERKAALRLAHGEPVREARILSLLIEKGYIRGENLFSKLFAGYVLSQNYDSSMRPPHSGDGRTKMELAVSCNLKRNLLSVTLNSEKSLLQTDDSSEPFDLVAEAYARRATEAAVSDDWRFHIKDIGGRGLYQDLFQKHRVLSNLYSQALGRIQGEEGNLSLVFKLAQREALRIPFEFLFDGQEYLVLKHPVSRFISGVSVPKSSLPELLSQRRERVNILLIASNTEPPIPGVDDEVRELNTLLPELLSEKGIECEVVCLPTEEATYERVRKELGRRRYHLLHYAGHGDHNPKMAEESAIYLWEKKRRQGDIKPITAASLGTLLRGSELRFAYFSCCLASEIAESEQLLSGDFLGIAEAAILAGVPAVLGYRWPVSDKGARMMAATFYKSFLECENLGEALLEARRELASEDKNDRTWMSPVLINQKS